Proteins encoded within one genomic window of Halomonas sp. YLGW01:
- the argH gene encoding argininosuccinate lyase, with product MTTSTNQSWGGRFSEPTDAFVERFTASVDFDQRLYHHDIRGSIAHATMLERVGVLTTEERDAILAGLGEIEQEIAEGRFAWSVKLEDVHMNIEARLTEKIGITGKKLHTGRSRNDQIATDIRLYLRDEIDAVSAELGRLREGLIELAAGEADTIMPGFTHLQTAQPVTFGHHLLAWQEMLARDHERLLDCRKRVNVMPLGAAALAGTTFPIDRHVTAELLGFERPSENSLDSVSDRDFAIEFTSFASLLLMHLSRMSEELVLWTSAQFDFIDLPDRFCTGSSIMPQKKNPDVPELVRGKSGRVYGHLMSLLTLMKSQPLAYNKDNQEDKEPLFDTLDTVQGCLKAFADMVPAIEAKADSMYEAARKGFSTATDLADYLVRKGVAFRDAHEIVGQSVAFGLKEGKDLSEMTLDELKQFSDIIGDDVFEVLTLEGSVAARNHIGGTAPDQVRAAAQRAREALAALRSEG from the coding sequence ATGACGACGTCTACCAATCAGTCCTGGGGCGGTCGCTTCAGCGAGCCCACCGATGCCTTCGTCGAGCGTTTCACCGCCTCGGTGGATTTCGACCAGCGCCTCTATCATCACGATATCCGCGGTTCCATCGCCCACGCCACCATGCTCGAGCGGGTCGGCGTGCTGACGACCGAGGAGCGCGACGCCATTCTCGCGGGCCTTGGCGAGATCGAGCAGGAAATCGCCGAGGGCCGCTTCGCCTGGTCGGTGAAGCTCGAGGACGTGCACATGAACATCGAGGCGCGACTGACCGAGAAGATCGGCATCACCGGCAAGAAGCTGCACACCGGGCGCTCGCGCAACGACCAGATCGCCACCGATATCCGCCTCTACCTGCGCGACGAGATCGACGCGGTGAGCGCCGAGCTTGGCCGCCTGCGTGAAGGGCTGATCGAGCTGGCCGCCGGTGAAGCCGACACCATCATGCCCGGTTTCACCCACCTGCAGACCGCTCAGCCGGTGACCTTCGGCCACCATCTGCTGGCCTGGCAGGAGATGCTGGCCCGGGATCACGAGCGCCTGCTCGACTGCCGAAAGCGCGTCAACGTGATGCCGCTGGGCGCCGCGGCACTGGCCGGCACCACCTTCCCCATCGACCGTCACGTCACCGCCGAGCTGCTCGGCTTCGAGCGGCCCAGCGAGAACAGCCTGGATTCCGTGAGCGATCGCGACTTCGCCATCGAGTTCACCTCCTTCGCCAGCCTGCTGCTGATGCACCTGTCGCGCATGAGCGAGGAACTGGTGCTGTGGACCAGCGCCCAGTTCGACTTCATCGACCTGCCCGACCGCTTCTGCACCGGCTCCTCGATCATGCCGCAGAAGAAGAACCCGGACGTGCCGGAGCTGGTACGCGGCAAGAGCGGGCGTGTCTACGGCCACCTGATGAGCCTGCTGACTCTGATGAAGTCGCAGCCGCTGGCCTACAACAAGGACAACCAGGAAGACAAGGAACCGCTGTTCGATACCCTCGACACCGTCCAGGGCTGCCTCAAGGCCTTCGCCGACATGGTGCCGGCCATCGAGGCCAAGGCCGACAGCATGTATGAAGCCGCGCGCAAGGGCTTCTCCACCGCCACCGACCTCGCCGACTACCTGGTGCGCAAGGGCGTGGCCTTCCGCGATGCCCACGAGATCGTCGGTCAGTCGGTGGCCTTCGGGCTCAAGGAAGGCAAGGACCTGTCCGAGATGACCCTCGATGAGCTCAAGCAGTTCTCCGACATCATCGGCGACGACGTCTTCGAGGTGCTGACCCTGGAGGGCTCGGTGGCCGCCCGCAACCACATCGGCGGCACCGCCCCGGATCAGGTCCGCGCCGCCGCCCAGCGTGCCCGCGAGGCCCTGGCCGCCCTACGGAGCGAGGGCTGA
- a CDS encoding ATP-dependent zinc protease, translated as MLALIRRLSLVALLATPTLTPALAQDTTDRPVFGWVEKALVEPWGVEVKAKLDSGALTSSLDARDIERFEKDGEEWVRFRLALEDEDTGEMLEKRLERPVNRNLLLRGAGGTSRRPTVIMTICLGDTLYEEDFSLRDRSEMNYPLLLGRRTISHLGVLDVDKTFLTDPVCDEDSSTVPYEDIK; from the coding sequence ATGTTGGCATTGATCCGTCGCCTGTCCCTGGTCGCCTTGCTGGCCACTCCCACCCTGACACCCGCCCTGGCGCAGGACACCACCGACAGGCCGGTCTTCGGCTGGGTCGAGAAGGCGCTCGTCGAGCCCTGGGGCGTCGAGGTGAAGGCCAAGCTCGACAGCGGCGCCCTGACCTCGTCGCTGGATGCCCGCGACATCGAGCGTTTCGAGAAGGACGGCGAGGAATGGGTGCGCTTTCGCCTCGCGCTCGAAGACGAGGACACCGGCGAGATGCTCGAGAAGCGCCTCGAGCGGCCGGTCAATCGCAACCTGCTGCTGCGCGGCGCCGGCGGCACCTCCCGCCGCCCCACCGTCATCATGACGATCTGCCTGGGCGACACGCTCTACGAGGAAGACTTCAGCCTGCGCGATCGCAGCGAGATGAACTATCCGCTGCTGCTCGGTCGCCGCACCATCAGCCACCTCGGCGTGCTGGACGTCGACAAGACCTTTCTGACCGACCCGGTCTGCGACGAAGACTCGTCGACGGTACCCTACGAGGACATCAAATAG
- the hemC gene encoding hydroxymethylbilane synthase, with protein sequence MSATTSLRIATRKSLLALWQAEHVRDRLMALHPGLEVELVAMSTRGDKILDTPLAKVGGKGLFVKELEDAMLDGRADIAVHSMKDVPMHFPEGLGLSVILEGAEPTDAFVSNHYASLAELPEGARVGTSSLRRGLQVREARPDLEVLSLRGNVQTRLRKLDEGQFDAIILATSGLKRLGLQDRIAQDMPPEISLPACGQGALGIECRTDDAELVRLLAPLDDPDTAARVRAERAMNTRLEGGCQVPIGGHAVFEDGGRTLWLRALVGNPEGTEVLRAEGRGSAEEPEALGIRVAEDLLEQGAGDILARVYGDA encoded by the coding sequence GTGTCCGCCACGACATCCCTACGCATCGCCACCCGCAAGAGTCTCCTCGCCCTCTGGCAGGCCGAGCATGTGCGTGACCGCCTGATGGCCCTGCACCCCGGGCTCGAGGTCGAGCTGGTCGCCATGTCCACCCGCGGTGACAAGATCCTCGACACACCGCTGGCCAAGGTCGGCGGCAAGGGCCTGTTCGTCAAGGAGCTCGAGGACGCCATGCTCGACGGTCGCGCCGACATCGCCGTGCACTCGATGAAGGACGTTCCGATGCACTTCCCGGAGGGGCTGGGACTGTCGGTGATCCTCGAGGGCGCCGAGCCCACCGATGCCTTCGTCTCCAACCACTACGCCTCGCTTGCCGAGCTGCCCGAGGGCGCTCGCGTCGGCACCTCGAGCCTGCGGCGCGGCCTGCAGGTGCGCGAGGCGCGCCCGGACCTCGAGGTGCTGAGCCTGCGCGGCAACGTCCAGACGCGGTTGCGCAAGCTCGACGAGGGGCAGTTCGATGCCATCATTCTCGCCACCTCCGGCCTCAAGCGGCTGGGGCTTCAGGACCGCATCGCCCAGGACATGCCGCCCGAGATCAGCCTGCCGGCCTGCGGCCAGGGGGCGCTCGGCATCGAGTGTCGTACCGACGATGCCGAGCTGGTGCGGCTACTGGCGCCGCTGGACGACCCCGATACCGCCGCCCGGGTGCGCGCCGAGCGCGCCATGAACACCCGCCTCGAGGGCGGCTGCCAGGTACCGATCGGTGGTCATGCGGTCTTCGAGGACGGCGGCCGCACCCTGTGGCTGCGTGCCCTGGTGGGTAACCCCGAAGGCACCGAGGTGCTTCGCGCCGAGGGGCGGGGCTCGGCGGAAGAGCCCGAGGCGTTGGGCATCCGCGTCGCCGAGGACCTGCTCGAGCAGGGTGCCGGCGATATCCTCGCCCGAGTCTACGGCGACGCCTGA
- the lysA gene encoding diaminopimelate decarboxylase: MDHFDYRNGVMHAEDVPLATVAERFGTPCYVYSRATLERHFRAYAEALGSHPHLICYAVKANSNLAVLNVLARLGAGFDIVSRGELERVIAAGGDPAKVVFSGVAKQEDEMARALELGIKCFNVESLPELERLNAVAGRLGKVAPVSLRVNPDVDAGTHPYISTGLKDNKFGIPVDEALAAYERAAALPHLEVVGVDCHIGSQLTELAPFLDALDRLLVLLGRLEERGIRVEHLDLGGGLGVPYQGERPPEPFAYASALLERLASHGGRSLTLLFEPGRSIAANAGVMLTRVEFLKPGETKNFAIVDAAMNDLIRPALYQAWQAILPVDTRQARESATYDVVGPVCETGDFLGKERELAIAPGDLLAVRSAGAYGFVMASNYNSRPRPAEVMVDGEAMHLVRRREHIEELWTGEALLPDGPEAC, from the coding sequence ATGGATCATTTCGACTACCGCAACGGCGTGATGCACGCAGAAGACGTGCCCCTGGCCACGGTCGCCGAGCGCTTCGGCACGCCCTGCTACGTCTACTCCCGGGCCACCCTGGAGCGGCACTTCCGCGCCTACGCCGAGGCGCTGGGCAGCCATCCGCACCTGATCTGCTATGCGGTCAAGGCCAACTCCAACCTGGCCGTGCTCAACGTGCTGGCCCGCCTCGGCGCCGGGTTCGACATCGTCTCCCGGGGCGAGCTCGAGCGCGTGATCGCTGCCGGCGGTGACCCCGCCAAGGTGGTGTTCTCCGGCGTCGCCAAGCAGGAAGACGAGATGGCCCGAGCCCTGGAACTCGGCATCAAGTGCTTCAACGTCGAATCGCTGCCCGAACTCGAGCGCCTCAACGCCGTCGCCGGCCGGCTCGGCAAGGTGGCGCCGGTGTCGCTGCGGGTCAATCCCGACGTCGACGCCGGCACCCATCCCTATATCTCCACCGGTCTCAAGGACAACAAGTTCGGCATCCCGGTGGACGAGGCCCTGGCCGCCTACGAGCGCGCCGCCGCCCTGCCCCACCTCGAGGTGGTCGGCGTCGACTGCCATATCGGCTCCCAGCTCACCGAACTCGCCCCCTTCCTCGATGCCCTCGACCGCCTGCTGGTCCTGCTGGGTCGCCTCGAGGAGCGTGGCATCCGAGTCGAGCACCTGGATCTCGGCGGCGGCCTCGGCGTGCCCTACCAGGGCGAGCGTCCGCCCGAGCCCTTCGCCTATGCCTCCGCACTGCTTGAGCGCCTGGCCAGCCACGGCGGCCGCTCGCTGACCCTGCTGTTCGAGCCGGGCCGTTCGATCGCCGCCAACGCGGGGGTGATGCTGACCCGGGTCGAGTTCCTGAAGCCCGGCGAGACCAAGAACTTCGCCATCGTCGACGCGGCCATGAACGACCTGATCCGCCCGGCGCTCTACCAGGCCTGGCAGGCGATCCTGCCGGTGGACACCCGCCAGGCTCGCGAGAGCGCCACCTATGACGTGGTCGGCCCGGTCTGTGAGACCGGCGACTTCCTCGGCAAGGAGCGCGAGCTGGCCATCGCCCCGGGCGATCTGCTGGCAGTGCGCTCGGCGGGCGCCTACGGCTTCGTGATGGCCTCGAACTACAACAGCCGTCCGCGCCCCGCCGAG
- a CDS encoding heme biosynthesis HemY N-terminal domain-containing protein, translated as MRKLILLIVLGLAVGALFGQLMQSLPGYWLVRVGDTSVQTSFWFGLVLLLAVFLVLHFALRLLMRMRRPVSRLKLWSSRNRNRNAMRRTVRGLVALAEGRWKRAEKSLVKAADDSSTPLVNYLSAALAAHYQGRYEQADTLLKRAHLSTEGADTAVGMVQAQLMLDRQHYEEALATLTRLDKQLPDHPQILKLLKQAYLSVSDWDGLRRLMPRLAKHQLIAEDERQQLEQRAYRELILQASRNPDDIERVRNLWADMPDHLRSNIELVGLYAEALVRGGEEGIAERLLRHSLKDHWDSRLVMRYGLLNVDASRQLVYAEKWLQERPNDPDLLLTLGRLSLRNAYWGKAQEYFESSQRQRPSGVVCAELARLFANLGEHNKSQLYYRQSVELLDRSLPALPQPSDANR; from the coding sequence ATGAGGAAGCTGATCCTGCTGATCGTCCTGGGGCTGGCCGTCGGCGCCCTGTTCGGCCAGCTGATGCAGTCGCTGCCCGGCTACTGGCTGGTGCGGGTCGGCGACACCTCGGTGCAGACCTCCTTCTGGTTCGGCCTGGTGCTGCTGCTGGCGGTCTTCCTGGTGCTGCACTTCGCCCTGCGCCTGCTGATGCGTATGCGTCGCCCGGTGAGTCGCCTCAAGCTGTGGAGCAGCCGCAATCGCAACCGCAACGCCATGCGCCGCACGGTGCGCGGCCTGGTGGCCCTGGCCGAGGGACGCTGGAAGCGGGCCGAGAAGTCGCTGGTCAAGGCGGCCGATGATTCCAGCACGCCGCTGGTGAATTACCTGTCCGCGGCTCTGGCGGCCCACTATCAGGGCCGCTACGAGCAGGCGGACACCTTGCTCAAGCGGGCCCATCTTTCCACCGAGGGCGCCGATACCGCGGTGGGCATGGTGCAGGCGCAGTTGATGCTCGATCGCCAGCACTACGAGGAAGCCCTGGCGACCCTGACGCGTCTCGACAAGCAGCTGCCCGACCATCCGCAGATCCTCAAGCTGCTCAAGCAGGCCTACCTGAGCGTCAGCGACTGGGACGGCCTGCGCCGGCTGATGCCGCGGCTCGCCAAGCACCAGCTGATCGCCGAGGACGAGCGTCAGCAACTCGAACAGCGTGCCTATCGCGAGCTGATCCTGCAGGCCTCGCGCAATCCCGATGACATCGAGCGGGTGCGCAACCTGTGGGCCGACATGCCCGATCATCTGCGCAGCAATATCGAGCTGGTGGGGCTGTATGCCGAGGCGCTGGTGCGCGGCGGCGAGGAAGGCATCGCCGAGCGCCTGTTGCGTCATTCGCTGAAGGATCACTGGGATTCGCGGCTGGTGATGCGCTACGGGTTGCTCAATGTCGATGCGTCCCGCCAGCTGGTGTATGCCGAGAAGTGGCTGCAGGAGCGTCCCAACGACCCCGACCTGCTGCTGACCCTGGGCCGGCTTTCGCTGCGCAACGCCTACTGGGGCAAGGCGCAGGAATACTTCGAGTCCAGCCAGCGCCAGCGCCCCAGCGGCGTGGTCTGCGCCGAACTGGCGAGGCTCTTCGCCAACCTTGGCGAGCACAACAAGAGCCAGCTCTACTATCGCCAGAGCGTCGAGCTGCTCGACCGCTCGCTGCCGGCCCTGCCCCAGCCGAGCGATGCCAATCGCTGA
- a CDS encoding uroporphyrinogen-III C-methyltransferase: MSKQSHDQDEPQQAPGTSASAAAAPNDTSSSGAASSTAEASEAGSSGASSASEAGKPSNRGRPRGRRGGKGRHPSPRDSASSEAATDTAAASAGADRPAASKSADSGLAEAKSPESSKGAESQSPDSQSSATKSPESKSPESKASGDKSAGASGGAKASTGASPSSASAATSSASKTSSSKTSSATPSSAGKGASGGAAETSTSDGNGGGRKAGIVALVLVILLAVGVVVAGWFGWQRLEQQQQRLAQVESNREAVSALETRFEEAEQARASALDEAVASVEGEFSDYRSEVDQTLDRVLEELNSQQQTDEREWLHAEVAYLLRLANQRLQLERDVGGAMALLETADTRLGEANNPALLPVRRAVAEELAKLDAVPNVDRTGLYLSLNAQQEQLAELPLKQDVAEIAAEGSIETPPSGDWQQQLERFGSELKDLVTVRRHEQALEALITPEQESYLRQNVRLVLEQAQLALLKEEPELYRASLDKAVTLIEGYYNTEREGVQASLARLGELREVTIRPELPDISGSQQAMAHFIEKRFEAGAQGGDA, from the coding sequence ATGAGCAAGCAATCACACGATCAGGACGAACCGCAGCAGGCGCCGGGCACTTCCGCCTCGGCCGCCGCTGCTCCGAATGACACCTCATCGTCGGGCGCCGCGTCGTCGACCGCAGAGGCGTCGGAGGCCGGCTCATCGGGCGCCTCCAGTGCGAGCGAGGCAGGCAAGCCCAGCAACCGGGGGCGGCCTCGCGGACGTCGCGGCGGCAAGGGGCGCCACCCGAGCCCTCGCGACAGTGCGTCGTCCGAGGCCGCGACCGACACGGCCGCGGCGAGTGCCGGTGCCGACCGGCCGGCCGCCAGCAAGAGCGCTGATAGCGGGCTCGCCGAGGCCAAGAGCCCGGAAAGCAGCAAGGGGGCTGAGAGCCAGAGCCCCGATAGTCAAAGCTCCGCTACTAAGAGCCCCGAGAGCAAGAGCCCTGAGAGCAAGGCGTCCGGTGACAAGAGCGCCGGCGCGAGTGGAGGGGCCAAGGCCTCGACCGGCGCGTCACCCTCAAGCGCGTCGGCCGCCACGTCATCGGCCTCCAAGACATCTTCTTCCAAGACATCCTCCGCCACCCCTTCCTCCGCAGGGAAGGGGGCGTCCGGTGGCGCGGCCGAGACGTCGACGTCGGACGGTAACGGTGGCGGACGCAAGGCAGGCATCGTCGCCCTGGTGCTGGTGATCCTGCTGGCCGTGGGCGTGGTGGTGGCCGGCTGGTTTGGCTGGCAGCGCCTCGAGCAGCAACAGCAGCGTCTGGCCCAGGTCGAGTCCAACCGCGAGGCGGTGAGCGCGCTAGAGACGCGCTTCGAAGAGGCCGAGCAGGCCCGCGCCTCGGCGCTGGATGAGGCCGTGGCGAGCGTCGAGGGGGAATTCTCCGACTATCGCAGCGAGGTCGACCAGACCCTGGATCGCGTGCTCGAGGAGCTCAACAGCCAGCAGCAGACCGACGAGCGGGAGTGGCTGCATGCCGAGGTCGCCTACCTGCTGCGCCTGGCCAACCAGCGGCTGCAGCTCGAGCGCGACGTGGGCGGCGCCATGGCCCTGCTCGAGACCGCCGATACGCGCCTCGGCGAGGCCAACAACCCGGCGCTGTTGCCGGTGCGCCGGGCCGTCGCCGAGGAGCTGGCCAAGCTGGATGCGGTGCCGAACGTCGATCGCACCGGCCTCTACCTGTCTCTCAACGCCCAGCAGGAGCAGCTGGCCGAGCTGCCGCTCAAGCAGGACGTGGCCGAGATCGCCGCCGAGGGCAGCATCGAGACGCCGCCCAGCGGCGACTGGCAGCAGCAGCTTGAGCGCTTCGGCAGCGAGCTCAAGGATCTGGTCACGGTGCGTCGCCATGAGCAGGCGCTGGAGGCCCTGATCACCCCCGAGCAGGAATCCTACCTGCGCCAGAACGTGCGCCTGGTGCTCGAGCAGGCACAGCTGGCGCTGCTCAAGGAAGAGCCCGAGCTTTACCGGGCCAGCCTCGACAAGGCCGTGACCCTGATCGAAGGCTACTACAATACCGAGCGCGAAGGCGTGCAGGCCTCCCTGGCGCGGCTTGGCGAGCTGCGCGAGGTCACCATCCGTCCCGAGCTGCCGGACATCAGCGGTTCCCAGCAGGCCATGGCGCATTTCATCGAGAAGCGCTTCGAGGCCGGTGCCCAGGGAGGTGACGCATGA
- the ybiO gene encoding mechanosensitive channel protein, translating into MQRSRLLPLMAWLLTALMLVGLPTQAQEGPPADGPAYSTLADLLENEASRSQLIGQLRDLAANGQAAAASTVDSATSSAAEAAPSGQQADAASLPRQLAELTSTIASQIGSQLEGLASALGGLFKGTGPGQAFDMAAFTSAALNLGLVIAATIALFFVFRRLARPAFDATSRWSLSGQGMTPVLRLVVAVAIAAVIDVLVVALAYVGGNLLATFAIGESGELSTRASLFLNAFLIIELLKAGVRMLFASRYEGLRLLPITATEASYWNRWLARLIGLVGYGLMVVVPLLNYYLSPALGQGMGTLIMLGAFVYAVGVVLKNRQRLRDGLDAQAAKASMAATRVSLKLFARIWHLLAIAYFLMVLVLTFTRPEDALPFVMLATLQTLAVVGAGMLLSRLLTQTIGRRIHLSEDLKRKLPLLETRLNAYVPNLLRVIRALILIVVVMITAGAWGLFDLGGWYATDLGRGLVAKVISVLVIVTMAMALWVGLASLIEHRLNPETGDGEPTARAQTLLSLFRNALAITIIAMTVMVVLSEIGINIGPLIAGAGVLGLAIGFGAQKLVQDIITGVFIQVENAMNTGDVVTVGGVTGTAERLSIRSVGIRDLSGTYHIVPFSSVDTVSNYMREFAYHVGEYGIAYRESIDEAIECLKEAFEELAASDDHKQNLLAPLEVAGVVALADSSVNIRVRLKTTPGTQWATGRAYNRLVKMHFDAAGIEIPFPHTTLYFGEDKDGSAPAGNVRVLEGRASQRATQTQDASADDAEPLKSDERSIPAVDYRGENDET; encoded by the coding sequence GTGCAGAGATCGAGACTGCTACCCCTGATGGCCTGGCTGCTGACGGCACTAATGCTCGTCGGCCTGCCGACCCAGGCCCAAGAGGGCCCTCCCGCTGACGGGCCCGCCTATTCGACCCTCGCGGATCTGCTCGAGAACGAGGCCTCCCGCAGCCAGCTGATAGGACAGCTGCGTGACCTGGCGGCCAATGGTCAGGCCGCTGCCGCCTCGACCGTAGACAGCGCCACGTCGTCGGCCGCCGAGGCGGCGCCGAGCGGCCAGCAGGCCGACGCCGCCTCACTGCCGCGCCAGCTGGCCGAACTGACCAGCACCATCGCCAGTCAGATCGGCAGCCAGCTCGAGGGGCTCGCAAGCGCCCTCGGCGGACTCTTTAAGGGCACAGGCCCCGGCCAGGCCTTCGACATGGCCGCCTTCACCTCGGCGGCCCTGAACCTTGGCCTGGTGATCGCTGCCACCATTGCCCTGTTCTTCGTCTTCCGCCGCCTGGCACGGCCGGCCTTCGACGCCACCAGTCGCTGGTCTCTGAGCGGCCAGGGCATGACCCCCGTGCTGCGCCTGGTGGTGGCGGTGGCCATCGCCGCCGTCATCGATGTGCTGGTGGTCGCGCTGGCCTACGTGGGTGGCAATCTGCTGGCCACCTTCGCCATCGGCGAGAGCGGCGAGCTCTCGACCCGGGCCTCGCTGTTCCTGAATGCCTTCCTGATCATCGAGCTGCTCAAGGCCGGGGTGCGCATGTTGTTCGCCTCACGCTACGAGGGCCTGCGCCTGCTGCCCATCACGGCCACCGAGGCCAGCTACTGGAACCGCTGGCTCGCCCGGCTGATCGGCCTGGTGGGCTACGGCCTGATGGTGGTGGTCCCGCTACTCAACTACTACCTGTCACCCGCCCTGGGTCAGGGCATGGGCACCCTGATCATGCTCGGCGCCTTCGTGTATGCTGTGGGCGTGGTGCTCAAGAACCGCCAGCGCCTGCGTGATGGCCTCGATGCCCAGGCCGCCAAGGCCAGCATGGCCGCCACCCGGGTGTCCCTGAAGCTGTTCGCGCGGATCTGGCACCTGCTGGCGATCGCCTACTTCCTGATGGTGCTGGTGCTGACCTTCACCCGCCCGGAGGACGCCCTGCCCTTCGTCATGCTGGCGACCCTGCAGACGCTAGCCGTGGTCGGTGCCGGCATGTTGCTCTCTCGCCTGCTGACGCAGACCATCGGCCGGCGCATCCACCTGTCCGAGGATCTCAAGCGCAAGCTGCCGCTTCTGGAGACCCGTCTCAACGCCTATGTGCCCAACCTGCTGCGGGTGATCCGCGCGCTGATCCTGATCGTGGTGGTTATGATCACCGCCGGCGCCTGGGGCCTCTTCGACCTGGGCGGCTGGTACGCCACCGACCTGGGCCGCGGCCTGGTCGCCAAGGTGATCAGCGTGCTGGTGATCGTGACCATGGCCATGGCCCTGTGGGTGGGGCTGGCCAGCCTGATCGAGCATCGCCTCAACCCGGAGACCGGCGACGGCGAGCCTACGGCCCGCGCCCAGACCCTGCTGAGCCTGTTCCGCAACGCCCTGGCCATTACCATCATCGCCATGACGGTGATGGTTGTGCTGTCCGAGATCGGCATCAACATCGGCCCGCTGATCGCCGGTGCCGGTGTGCTGGGTCTGGCTATCGGTTTCGGTGCCCAGAAGCTGGTGCAGGACATCATCACCGGGGTGTTCATCCAGGTGGAGAACGCCATGAACACCGGCGACGTGGTCACCGTGGGCGGCGTCACCGGCACCGCGGAGCGCCTGAGCATTCGTTCGGTGGGCATCCGTGATCTGTCCGGCACCTACCACATCGTGCCCTTCTCAAGCGTCGACACCGTGTCCAACTACATGCGCGAGTTCGCCTATCACGTCGGCGAATATGGCATCGCCTACCGCGAGAGCATCGATGAGGCGATCGAGTGCCTGAAGGAAGCCTTCGAGGAACTGGCCGCCAGCGACGACCACAAGCAGAACCTGCTGGCTCCGCTGGAAGTCGCCGGGGTGGTCGCCCTGGCCGACAGTTCGGTGAACATCCGCGTGCGTCTGAAGACCACACCGGGCACCCAGTGGGCCACCGGTCGCGCCTACAACCGGCTGGTCAAGATGCACTTCGACGCGGCAGGCATCGAGATTCCCTTCCCGCACACCACGCTGTACTTCGGCGAGGACAAGGACGGCTCGGCGCCGGCCGGCAACGTCCGCGTGCTCGAGGGCCGCGCCAGCCAGCGCGCCACGCAGACGCAGGACGCCTCGGCCGACGACGCCGAGCCGCTGAAGAGTGACGAACGCTCGATCCCGGCGGTGGACTACCGGGGCGAGAACGACGAGACCTGA
- a CDS encoding lipoprotein, with the protein MRTEMRALPTLALAALLLAGCGQKGPLYLPADRATNDAAVSPGGETRDDAAPDAPEDES; encoded by the coding sequence ATGAGAACCGAGATGCGCGCCCTGCCAACCCTCGCGCTCGCGGCCCTGCTGCTCGCCGGCTGCGGTCAGAAGGGCCCGCTGTACCTGCCCGCAGACCGCGCCACCAATGACGCCGCCGTCTCGCCCGGCGGCGAGACTCGCGACGACGCCGCCCCCGACGCACCCGAAGACGAGAGCTGA
- a CDS encoding uroporphyrinogen-III synthase: protein MLPRVLITRPGERARSLAASIEAIGAVPEPLEVMRLEALPETPEQRGVWLDIDQFRRVVVVSPFAAECLAEALDRYWPQLPVGVDFYAVGAATAAILQERLGVRVHVPVRNEVGARHASGAQAQGDTSEALLALPSLQVLNEQKVLVVAGEGGRPLLAETLAARGARLTRLAVYRRLLLTPEASMQQRLASGDYAALVVSSGEILEHLAGWCQPAALNQPLIVSSQRLVTLAGSLGFARCRAAAGATPDALAAEVARACQLDGADVDHDDLEKG from the coding sequence ATGCTGCCGCGGGTGCTGATCACCCGCCCCGGTGAGCGGGCCAGAAGCCTTGCCGCCTCGATCGAGGCCATCGGTGCTGTGCCCGAGCCCCTTGAGGTGATGCGGCTGGAGGCGCTGCCCGAGACGCCCGAGCAGCGCGGCGTCTGGTTGGACATCGACCAGTTCCGGCGCGTGGTGGTGGTCAGCCCCTTCGCCGCCGAATGTCTGGCCGAGGCACTCGATCGCTACTGGCCTCAACTGCCGGTGGGCGTCGATTTTTATGCGGTAGGCGCCGCCACCGCCGCTATCCTGCAGGAACGGCTCGGCGTTCGCGTCCACGTGCCGGTGAGAAACGAGGTCGGAGCAAGGCACGCATCAGGGGCGCAAGCGCAGGGCGATACCAGCGAGGCGCTGCTGGCGCTGCCTTCGCTGCAGGTGCTTAATGAGCAGAAGGTGCTGGTGGTGGCCGGCGAGGGCGGCCGGCCCCTGCTGGCGGAGACCCTGGCGGCGCGGGGCGCTCGCCTGACCCGCCTGGCGGTCTACCGGCGCCTGCTCCTGACGCCCGAGGCGAGCATGCAGCAGCGATTGGCCTCCGGCGACTACGCCGCGCTAGTGGTGAGTAGCGGCGAAATCCTCGAACATCTGGCAGGATGGTGCCAACCGGCAGCGTTGAACCAACCGCTAATCGTGTCCAGTCAGCGCTTGGTTACACTGGCAGGCAGCCTGGGTTTCGCGCGGTGCCGCGCGGCCGCGGGCGCCACGCCAGACGCTCTGGCGGCGGAAGTCGCCAGGGCCTGCCAACTGGATGGTGCCGATGTCGATCATGACGATCTTGAAAAGGGCTAG